One Nicotiana sylvestris chromosome 12, ASM39365v2, whole genome shotgun sequence genomic window carries:
- the LOC104221563 gene encoding protein EARLY RESPONSIVE TO DEHYDRATION 15-like yields MALVSGGRSSLNPNAPLFVPSFVRQVEDFSPEWWNLVTTSTWFHDYWMSQNQGEEYGNDQYGAGNDMADLLPENIDLNVDEDILNMEAQFEEFLQSSQGGQQGIKSPLYGVNGVPQYGLPNVSDTLIRTMSSPRSPVSPPMYYEKPAKIVSPTNSFRSIQQPC; encoded by the exons ATGGCATTAGTTTCTGGAGGAAGATCATCGTTGAATCCAAATGCGCCCCTCTTCGTTCCTTCGTTTGTGCGCCAAGTGGAGGATTTTTCCCCAGAATGGTGGAATTTGGTGACAACTTCAACATGGTTCCATGACTATTGGATGAGCCAGAACCAGGGAGAGGAATATGGTAATGATCAATATGGAGCTGGTAATGATATGGCTGATTTGCTTCCTGAGAATATTGATCTCAATGTGGATGAGGATATCTTGAACATGGAAGCTCAGTTTGAGGAATTTCTCCAATCATCCCAAGGTGGGCAACAAGGAATTAAGTCACCTCTCTACGGTGTCAATGGAGTGCCACAATATG GTTTGCCCAATGTTTCTGATACACTGATAAGAACTATGAGTTCACCAAGATCCCCCGTTTCGCCACCAATGTACTATGAGAAGCCAGCCAAGATCGTGAGCCCAACGAACAGCTTCCGCAGCATCCAACAGCCTTGCTGA